One Luteimonas sp. MC1825 DNA segment encodes these proteins:
- the sufT gene encoding putative Fe-S cluster assembly protein SufT: MYSRSSEPVRLERDCAAVLVPQGDEVTLPAGSIGYITQALGGSYTVYIEGNLFRIAGPDGDAIGKEPPEPLELEEGADDAAVERLVWQQLRTCFDPEIPINVVDLGLVYEAVVTHRDDGQREVAVKMTLTAPGCGMGDILVDDVRSKLEMIPTVAEADVELVFDPPWGRNMMSEAARLETGML, encoded by the coding sequence ATGTACTCCCGCAGCAGCGAACCCGTGCGCCTCGAGCGCGACTGTGCCGCCGTGCTCGTCCCCCAGGGCGACGAGGTGACGTTGCCGGCCGGCAGCATCGGCTACATCACCCAGGCGCTGGGCGGCAGCTATACCGTCTACATCGAGGGCAACCTGTTCCGCATCGCCGGGCCCGATGGCGACGCGATCGGCAAGGAACCGCCGGAACCGCTCGAACTCGAGGAAGGTGCCGACGATGCCGCGGTCGAGCGGCTGGTATGGCAGCAGTTGCGCACCTGTTTCGACCCCGAGATCCCGATCAACGTCGTCGACCTCGGGCTCGTCTACGAAGCCGTGGTCACCCATCGCGACGATGGCCAGCGCGAGGTCGCCGTCAAGATGACGCTGACCGCACCCGGCTGCGGCATGGGCGACATCCTGGTGGACGACGTGCGCAGCAAGCTGGAGATGATCCCGACCGTGGCCGAGGCCGACGTCGAGCTGGTGTTCGACCCGCCGTGGGGCCGCAACATGATGTCCGAGGCCGCGCGCCTGGAAACCGGGATGCTCTGA
- a CDS encoding NAD(P) transhydrogenase subunit alpha, producing MAVKIGIARESAPAERRVALTPETCRKLVAAGAGVLVERGLGTRAHFSDAAYADAGATLVDDGAAALADADLVLCVQAPPPAVLATLKRGAAIIGQLQPEAEPARAEAIRAAGLLAFPLERLPRTTRAQAMDVLSSQAGMAGYKAVLLGAQLAPRFFPMLTTAAGTIRPSKVLVVGAGVAGLQAVATARRLGAQVECFDVRPETREQIESLGGRFLDLGVSAAGEGGYARQLTEDERAEQQRRLGEHLKTIDVVVCTAAVPGRPAPRIISAVMVAGMRAGSVIVDLAAETGGNCEATQPGRTVDVDGVTVAGPLDLASSGAVHASEMFARNVFNFASLLLRDGALVFDWSDELLAKTAWPPRDA from the coding sequence ATGGCAGTCAAGATCGGCATTGCACGCGAGTCCGCGCCTGCTGAACGGCGCGTGGCGCTTACTCCAGAGACCTGCAGGAAGCTGGTCGCCGCCGGCGCGGGCGTGCTCGTCGAACGCGGGCTGGGCACGCGCGCGCATTTCAGCGATGCCGCGTACGCCGACGCGGGCGCGACCCTGGTCGACGACGGCGCCGCGGCGCTGGCCGATGCCGACCTGGTGTTGTGCGTGCAGGCGCCGCCACCCGCGGTGCTGGCGACGCTGAAGCGGGGAGCCGCGATCATCGGCCAGCTGCAACCCGAGGCCGAACCGGCGCGCGCCGAGGCGATCCGCGCCGCCGGCCTGCTGGCATTTCCACTCGAGCGCCTGCCGCGCACCACCCGCGCCCAGGCGATGGACGTGCTCAGCTCGCAGGCCGGCATGGCCGGCTACAAGGCCGTGCTGCTGGGCGCGCAGCTGGCGCCACGCTTCTTCCCGATGCTGACCACCGCCGCCGGCACCATCCGCCCCTCGAAGGTGCTGGTGGTCGGTGCCGGCGTGGCCGGCCTGCAGGCAGTCGCCACCGCACGGCGCCTGGGCGCGCAGGTCGAGTGTTTCGACGTACGCCCGGAAACCCGCGAGCAGATCGAATCGCTCGGCGGCCGCTTCCTCGATCTTGGCGTGAGCGCGGCGGGCGAGGGCGGCTACGCGCGCCAGCTCACCGAAGACGAGCGCGCTGAACAGCAGCGCAGGCTCGGCGAACACCTGAAGACCATCGACGTGGTGGTCTGCACCGCGGCGGTGCCCGGGCGACCGGCACCGCGGATCATCAGCGCGGTGATGGTGGCCGGCATGCGCGCCGGCAGCGTGATCGTCGACCTGGCGGCCGAGACGGGTGGCAACTGCGAGGCGACCCAGCCGGGCCGGACGGTCGACGTCGATGGCGTGACCGTCGCGGGCCCGCTGGACCTGGCCAGCAGCGGCGCAGTGCACGCCAGCGAGATGTTCGCGCGCAACGTCTTCAATTTCGCCTCGCTGCTGCTGCGCGACGGCGCGCTGGTGTTCGACTGGAGCGACGAGCTGCTGGCAAAGACTGCCTGGCCGCCGCGCGATGCCTGA
- a CDS encoding NAD(P)(+) transhydrogenase (Re/Si-specific) subunit beta: MLLVKASYLVAATLFLLGLQRMASPRTARSGIRWAGLGMVIATVATLFMPGLQNIGLIVLATVIGIASTWVWGKKVAITDMPQMVALFNGMGGGSAAAIGAVELLRFSGAGPDATPPMTALVLGTLGALIGAVSLSGSVIAWAKLDGRMDRRFTFPGQQVFNALVFLAAVVLGAMAIHTLDVPVIVAFFIVALALGVLMTLPIGGADMPVVISLYNALTGLAVAFEGYVLGNEALIIAGMMVGAAGLLLTRLMAKAMNRSIASVLFSSFGATGEAQEITGAQKPIEAADVAAMMAYAERVVIVPGYGMAVAQAQHKIWELSQRLIERGVKVRFAIHPVAGRMPGHMNVLLAEAGVPYDLIVDMDDINPEFPNTDVSLVIGANDVVNPVARTDPASPIYGMPVLDVVDSKNTIVIKRGKGTGFAGIENALFYADNTRMLYGDGAEVASALVAELKALDGGH, translated from the coding sequence ATGCTGCTGGTCAAGGCCAGCTACCTGGTGGCCGCCACCCTGTTCCTGCTCGGTCTGCAGCGCATGGCGTCGCCGCGCACCGCGCGCAGCGGCATCCGCTGGGCCGGGCTGGGCATGGTGATCGCGACCGTCGCCACGCTGTTCATGCCGGGGCTGCAGAACATCGGCCTGATCGTGCTGGCCACGGTCATCGGCATCGCGTCGACCTGGGTGTGGGGCAAGAAGGTGGCGATCACCGACATGCCGCAGATGGTCGCCCTGTTCAACGGCATGGGTGGCGGTTCGGCCGCGGCCATCGGCGCCGTCGAATTGCTGCGCTTCTCCGGAGCGGGTCCTGACGCCACGCCGCCGATGACCGCGCTGGTACTCGGCACGCTGGGCGCGCTGATCGGCGCGGTGTCGCTGTCGGGCTCGGTCATCGCCTGGGCCAAGCTCGACGGGCGCATGGACCGGCGCTTCACGTTCCCGGGCCAGCAGGTGTTCAACGCGCTCGTGTTCCTGGCTGCCGTGGTGCTGGGCGCGATGGCCATCCACACCCTCGACGTGCCGGTGATCGTCGCGTTCTTCATCGTCGCGCTGGCCCTGGGCGTGCTGATGACGCTGCCCATCGGTGGCGCCGACATGCCGGTGGTGATCTCGCTGTACAACGCGCTGACCGGCCTTGCGGTGGCCTTCGAAGGCTATGTGCTCGGCAACGAGGCGCTGATCATCGCCGGCATGATGGTCGGCGCCGCCGGCCTGCTGCTGACGCGGCTGATGGCCAAGGCCATGAACCGCTCGATCGCCAGCGTCCTGTTCTCGAGCTTTGGTGCCACGGGCGAGGCGCAGGAGATCACCGGCGCGCAGAAGCCGATCGAGGCCGCGGACGTCGCGGCGATGATGGCCTACGCCGAACGCGTGGTGATCGTGCCGGGTTACGGCATGGCCGTGGCGCAGGCGCAGCACAAGATCTGGGAGCTCAGCCAGCGGCTGATCGAGCGCGGGGTGAAGGTGCGCTTCGCCATCCACCCCGTCGCCGGGCGCATGCCGGGGCACATGAACGTGCTGCTGGCCGAAGCCGGCGTGCCCTACGACCTGATCGTCGACATGGACGACATCAATCCCGAGTTCCCCAACACCGACGTCTCGCTGGTGATCGGCGCCAACGACGTGGTCAACCCGGTGGCCCGGACCGATCCGGCCAGCCCGATCTACGGCATGCCGGTGCTCGACGTGGTCGACTCGAAGAACACCATCGTGATCAAGCGCGGCAAGGGCACGGGCTTTGCCGGCATCGAGAACGCGCTGTTCTACGCCGACAACACGCGCATGCTCTATGGCGATGGCGCGGAAGTGGCCAGCGCGCTGGTCGCGGAGCTCAAGGCGCTCGACGGCGGGCACTGA
- a CDS encoding NAD(P) transhydrogenase subunit alpha encodes MSDGFVALYIFMLAAIAGNVIISRVPVILHTPLMSGSNFIHGIVLIGAMLVLGHADTTLEKAIGFVAVLLGAGNAAGGYIVTERMLDMFKPSAKPAAKPGAAP; translated from the coding sequence ATGAGCGACGGTTTCGTGGCCTTGTACATCTTCATGCTGGCGGCGATCGCCGGCAACGTGATCATCTCGCGGGTGCCGGTGATCCTGCACACGCCGCTGATGTCCGGCAGCAACTTCATCCACGGCATCGTGCTGATCGGCGCCATGCTGGTGCTGGGCCATGCCGACACCACGCTGGAAAAGGCGATCGGGTTCGTCGCGGTGCTGCTGGGCGCCGGCAACGCGGCCGGCGGCTACATCGTCACCGAGCGCATGCTGGACATGTTCAAGCCGAGCGCCAAGCCTGCCGCCAAGCCAGGCGCCGCGCCGTGA
- a CDS encoding DUF1631 family protein, whose amino-acid sequence MRTPQGSGGEAVAGAQRAAAPPAQQLDALRQEFRARLQPLLAEAQLAAEKDLQQMYAEAPDVAVGDALANVAMLRRDALRHERRWQARIDAAFAGWPARAPTADGDPAAYALLSEGELSTQLIGQPAIEALQRRFADALSVVESRLVSLAARMGGDGLPANPFAPPVVVDAFLLAFPPIDCEPLLRQSLLRHYERLCGTHLGPAYAWLNGALAAGGFAMLGGSVHAAMVSQPVGTAEGASWRGRDGLAPRGPDDGTATPASRGGDAIAMRGTLLRALVRARRPARAADDTRRAFGDREFLAVLSLLQGSETPTRWPPADPAPFALQLRRAMLAGASGLGMGVDAALPSAAQDDALDITALLFDALRASACLAPGAEARLTRLAWPWIRLVLDDPQLFDTEAHPAVCALATIVTLWDGNPGSGDDAVLHALADAAADAIANGYQGEAAVIERALGELDAGSAPMLRRAAISERRAWQALDGSERLEAARRFADATLVARIGDRAVLPVVGAFLAGPWRGALVQVRLREGTGSARHQELLELADGMLRLDADAARARGAAVADGLLALEAPLRACLGTLGEDGGAIDMLLVSLAAGLALPDAPRARPEAAPLVADSDADAGQADDAAPGSAPGSLTGAAPEVGAVLVARDQHGATRHLRLAWRSPLTGRCLLVTRQGARHAVLSPSSMAAALASGELVARAGPDPVEAALRGILGA is encoded by the coding sequence ATGCGAACGCCCCAAGGATCCGGCGGCGAAGCGGTTGCCGGAGCGCAGCGCGCAGCGGCCCCGCCGGCGCAACAGCTCGACGCGCTCCGCCAGGAGTTTCGCGCGCGCCTGCAGCCGTTGCTGGCCGAGGCGCAACTCGCGGCGGAAAAGGACCTCCAGCAGATGTACGCCGAGGCGCCCGACGTGGCGGTCGGCGATGCGCTGGCCAACGTGGCCATGCTGCGGCGCGATGCGCTGCGCCATGAGCGGCGCTGGCAGGCGCGGATCGACGCGGCATTCGCCGGATGGCCTGCGCGCGCGCCGACCGCCGATGGCGATCCCGCGGCCTATGCGTTGTTGTCCGAAGGTGAACTGAGTACCCAGCTGATCGGCCAGCCGGCGATCGAGGCGCTGCAACGCCGGTTCGCCGATGCGCTGTCGGTCGTCGAAAGCCGGCTGGTGTCGCTGGCCGCGCGCATGGGCGGCGATGGCCTGCCGGCCAATCCGTTCGCGCCGCCGGTGGTGGTCGATGCGTTCCTCTTGGCATTTCCGCCGATCGACTGCGAGCCGCTGCTGCGCCAGTCGCTGCTGCGCCATTACGAGCGGCTGTGCGGCACCCACCTCGGGCCGGCCTACGCCTGGCTCAACGGCGCGCTGGCCGCTGGCGGCTTCGCCATGCTCGGCGGCAGCGTGCACGCGGCCATGGTCTCGCAGCCGGTGGGTACCGCCGAAGGGGCGTCATGGCGCGGGCGCGATGGCCTGGCGCCACGCGGACCCGATGACGGCACCGCCACGCCGGCCAGCCGTGGCGGCGACGCCATTGCGATGCGCGGAACCCTGTTGCGCGCGCTGGTGCGCGCGCGACGACCGGCGCGGGCGGCCGACGACACCCGCCGCGCGTTCGGCGACCGCGAGTTCCTGGCGGTGCTGTCCCTGTTGCAGGGCAGCGAGACGCCGACGCGCTGGCCACCCGCCGATCCGGCGCCGTTCGCGCTGCAGCTGCGCCGCGCCATGCTGGCCGGTGCCTCCGGCCTGGGCATGGGCGTGGACGCGGCGCTGCCGTCGGCGGCGCAGGACGACGCGCTCGACATCACCGCGCTGCTGTTCGACGCGCTGCGCGCATCGGCGTGCCTCGCTCCCGGCGCCGAGGCGCGCCTCACGCGCCTGGCCTGGCCGTGGATACGGCTGGTGCTGGACGATCCGCAGCTGTTCGACACCGAGGCGCATCCGGCAGTGTGCGCGCTGGCCACCATTGTGACGCTGTGGGATGGCAACCCGGGCAGCGGCGACGACGCGGTGTTGCATGCGCTGGCGGATGCCGCGGCGGACGCGATCGCCAACGGCTACCAGGGCGAAGCCGCCGTCATTGAGCGCGCGCTGGGCGAGCTCGATGCCGGCAGCGCGCCGATGCTGCGCCGCGCCGCCATCAGCGAGCGGCGCGCATGGCAGGCGCTCGACGGCAGCGAACGCCTCGAGGCCGCGCGCCGCTTCGCCGACGCGACGCTGGTGGCACGCATCGGTGATCGTGCCGTGCTGCCGGTGGTCGGGGCGTTCCTCGCCGGGCCGTGGCGTGGCGCGCTGGTCCAGGTGCGGCTGCGCGAAGGCACCGGGTCGGCCCGCCACCAGGAACTGCTGGAACTGGCCGATGGCATGCTCCGGCTCGACGCCGATGCCGCGCGTGCGCGCGGTGCCGCCGTGGCTGACGGCCTGCTCGCCCTGGAAGCGCCGCTGCGCGCCTGCCTGGGCACCCTGGGCGAGGACGGCGGGGCCATCGACATGCTGCTGGTGTCGCTTGCCGCGGGGCTCGCGCTTCCGGATGCACCACGCGCCAGGCCCGAAGCCGCCCCGCTGGTCGCCGACAGCGACGCCGATGCCGGACAGGCGGATGACGCGGCGCCCGGGTCCGCACCTGGATCCCTGACCGGCGCGGCTCCGGAGGTCGGCGCCGTGCTGGTCGCGCGCGACCAGCACGGCGCGACGCGTCACCTGCGCCTGGCGTGGCGCAGCCCGCTCACCGGCCGCTGCCTGCTGGTCACCCGCCAGGGCGCGCGCCACGCCGTGCTTTCGCCATCGAGCATGGCGGCGGCGCTTGCCAGCGGCGAACTCGTTGCACGCGCCGGCCCCGATCCGGTCGAAGCCGCCCTCCGCGGCATCCTCGGGGCGTAA
- a CDS encoding DUF3106 domain-containing protein, with translation MHIRRLTALLLPLVLALALPVAAQAPPRSEPLPAWDQLDSEQRETLLAPLRQRWDDKPERRARMLAHARRWQQMTPEQRERARHGADRWHGMSPAEQAETRALYGKLRTLPEAERRALRERWKAMTAEQRRAWVAENPPAERSPAPRR, from the coding sequence ATGCACATCCGACGCCTTACCGCCCTGCTGCTGCCGCTCGTGCTGGCGCTCGCCCTGCCCGTGGCCGCGCAGGCACCGCCAAGGAGCGAACCGCTCCCGGCCTGGGACCAGCTCGACAGCGAACAGCGCGAAACCCTGCTGGCACCGTTGAGGCAGCGCTGGGACGACAAGCCGGAACGCCGCGCCAGGATGCTGGCCCACGCGCGGCGCTGGCAGCAGATGACCCCGGAGCAGCGCGAGCGCGCGCGCCACGGCGCCGATCGCTGGCACGGCATGAGCCCGGCGGAACAGGCCGAAACGCGGGCGCTGTACGGCAAGCTGCGCACGTTGCCCGAGGCCGAGCGTCGCGCCCTGCGCGAGCGCTGGAAGGCAATGACGGCGGAGCAGCGCCGCGCCTGGGTCGCCGAGAACCCGCCGGCCGAGCGGTCGCCCGCCCCCCGGCGCTGA
- a CDS encoding RNA polymerase sigma factor — MLDGMGHPADMPAAAAHAAVAAPVPPAETLEQFLDAIAPRAFRFAEAGLRHRDDAMDVLQDAMVKMLGYRERPAAEWTPLFWTILRSRIVDAQRRRTFRLGWLTSADERQDAGVEWADDGPGPSRSHDGREAYGVFAAALRELPRRQREAFTLRVLEELDVATTARVMGCGEGSVKTHLSRARGALQKRLEDFR; from the coding sequence ATGCTGGACGGCATGGGCCATCCCGCCGACATGCCTGCCGCCGCCGCGCACGCCGCCGTTGCCGCGCCCGTGCCGCCGGCGGAGACGCTCGAGCAGTTCCTCGACGCCATCGCCCCGCGCGCGTTCCGCTTCGCCGAGGCCGGCCTGCGCCACCGCGACGACGCCATGGACGTGCTGCAGGACGCCATGGTGAAGATGCTCGGCTACCGCGAGCGTCCGGCGGCGGAATGGACGCCGCTGTTCTGGACCATCCTGCGCAGCCGGATCGTCGACGCGCAGCGTCGGCGCACGTTCCGGCTGGGCTGGCTGACCTCGGCGGACGAGCGCCAGGACGCCGGCGTGGAATGGGCCGACGACGGCCCCGGCCCGTCGCGCAGCCACGATGGCCGCGAGGCCTACGGGGTGTTCGCGGCGGCGTTGCGCGAACTCCCGCGGCGCCAGCGCGAGGCGTTCACCCTGCGCGTGCTGGAGGAGCTCGACGTCGCGACGACCGCGCGCGTCATGGGCTGCGGCGAGGGCTCGGTCAAGACACACCTGTCGCGCGCACGTGGCGCGCTGCAGAAGCGACTGGAGGATTTCCGATGA